In a genomic window of Procambarus clarkii isolate CNS0578487 chromosome 12, FALCON_Pclarkii_2.0, whole genome shotgun sequence:
- the LOC123772934 gene encoding probable cyclin-dependent serine/threonine-protein kinase DDB_G0292550: MGDVAPATGIKLPATSPTGIRKLFPVPPTLAALIMLLLEGRVIGVLTNSTDKQPVFLEGSNVALGIRNTINGLLNTINGLLNTINGLLNTINGLLNTINGLLNTINGLLNTINGLMNTINGLLNTINGLLNTINGLLNTINGLMNTINGLMNTINGLLNTINGLLNTINGLLNTINGLLNTINGLLNTINRLLNTINGIMNTINGIMNTINGLMNTIIGLLNTINGLLKTIIGLLWNPLLTWDQIPELSYHQKRTRLRPIEAITGLTNTINGLMNTINGLMNTINGLMNTINRLMNTINGLMNTINGLMNTIIGLTNTINALMNTINGLMNTINGLMNTINGLMNTINRLMNTINGLMNTINGLMNTINGLMNTINRLMNTINGLMNTINGLMNTINGLMNTINGLMNTINGLMNTINRLMNTINGLMNTNGLMNTIIGLTNTINALMNTINALMNTINGLMNTINGLMNTINRLMNTINGLMNTINGLMNTINGLMNTINRLMNTINGLMNTINGLLNTINGLMNTINGLMNTIIGLTNTINRLMNTINGLMNTINGLMNTIIGLTNTINRLMNTINGLMNTINGLMNTIIGLTNTINRLMNTINGLMNTINGLMNTIIGLTNTINRLMNTINGLMNTINGLMNTINGLMNTINRLMNTINGLMNTINGLMNTINGLMNTINRLMNTINGLMNTINGLLNTINGLMNTINGLMNTIIGLTNTINRLMNTINGLMNTINGLMNTIIGLTNTINRLMNTINGLMNTINGLMNTIIGLTNTINRLMNTIRNELRIPLTD; the protein is encoded by the exons ATGGGTgatgtggctcctgctactggcaTTAAACTGCCTGCTACATCACCAACTGGCATTAGAAAACTGTTTCCAGTGCCTCCCACTTTGGCAGCGCTGATAATGTTGCTGCTTGAGGGTCGAGTTATCGGCGTCCTCACCAATTCCACTGATAAACAGCCCGTTTTCCTTG AGGGCAGCAATGTGGCCCTCGGTATAAGGAACACCATCAACGGACTATTGAACACCATCAACGGTCTATTGAACACCATCAACGGTCTATTGAACACCATCAACGGTCTATTGAACACCATCAACGGTCTATTGAACACCATCAACGGTCTATTGAACACTATCAACGGACTAATGAACACCATCAACGGTCTATTGAACACCATTAACGGACTATTGAACACCATTAACGGTCTATTGAACACCATCAACGGACTAATGAACACCATCAACGGACTAATGAACACCATCAACGGTCTATTGAACACCATCAACGGACTATTGAACACCATCAACGGACTATTGAACACCATCAACGGTCTATTGAACACCATCAACGGACTATTGAACACCATCAACCGTCTATTGAACACCATCAACGGTATAATGAACACCATCAACGGTATAATGAACACCATCAACGGACTAATGAACACCATCATCGGACTATTGAACACCATCAACGGACTATTGAAGACCATCATCGGACTTCTCTGGaac ccactactaacttgggaccAGATACCAGAACTTTCgtaccaccagaaaagaacccggttgcgtcccattgaGGCCATAACAGGACTAACGAACACCATCAATGGACTAATGAACACCATCAATGGACTAATGAACACCATCAACGGACTAATGAACACCATCAATAGACTAATGAACACCATCAACGGACTAATGAACACCATCAACGGACTAATGAACACCATCATCGGACTGACGAACACCATCAATGCACTAATGAACACCATCAACGGACTAATGAACACCATCAACGGACTAATGAACACCATCAACGGACTAATGAACACCATCAATAGACTAATGAACACCATCAACGGACTAATGAACACCATCAACGGACTAATGAACACCATCAACGGACTAATGAACACCATCAATAGACTAATGAACACCATCAACGGACTAATGAACACCATCAACGGACTAATGAACACCATCAATGGACTAATGAACACCATCAATGGACTAATGAACACCATCAACGGACTAATGAACACCATCAATAGACTAATGAACACCATCAACGGACTAATGAACACCAACGGACTAATGAACACCATCATCGGACTGACGAACACCATCAATGCACTAATGAACACCATCAATGCACTAATGAACACCATCAATGGACTAATGAACACCATCAACGGACTAATGAACACCATCAATAGACTAATGAACACCATCAACGGACTAATGAACACCATCAACGGACTAATGAACACCATCAACGGACTAATGAACACCATCAATAGACTAATGAACACCATCAACGGACTAATGAACACCATCAACGGACTATTGAACACCATCAACGGACTAATGAACACCATCAACGGTCTAATGAACACCATCATCGGACTGACGAACACCATCAATAGACTAATGAACACCATCAATGGACTAATGAACACCATCAACGGTCTAATGAACACCATCATCGGACTGACGAACACCATCAATAGACTAATGAACACCATCAATGGACTAATGAACACCATCAACGGTCTAATGAACACCATCATCGGACTGACGAACACCATCAATAGACTAATGAACACCATCAATGGACTAATGAACACCATCAACGGTCTAATGAACACCATCATCGGACTGACGAACACCATCAATAGACTAATGAACACCATCAATGGACTAATGAACACCATCAACGGTCTAATGAACACCATCAACGGACTAATGAACACCATCAATAGACTAATGAACACCATCAACGGACTAATGAACACCATCAACGGACTAATGAACACCATCAACGGACTAATGAACACCATCAATAGACTAATGAACACCATCAACGGACTAATGAACACCATCAACGGACTATTGAACACCATCAACGGACTAATGAACACCATCAACGGTCTAATGAACACCATCATCGGACTGACGAACACCATCAATAGACTAATGAACACCATCAATGGACTAATGAACACCATCAACGGTCTAATGAACACCATCATCGGACTGACGAACACCATCAATAGACTAATGAACACCATCAATGGACTAATGAACACCATCAACGGTCTAATGAACACCATCATCGGACTGACGAACACCATCAATAGACTAATGAACACCATCAGGAATGAACTAAGAATACCATTAACAGACTAA